In one Xiphophorus couchianus chromosome 17, X_couchianus-1.0, whole genome shotgun sequence genomic region, the following are encoded:
- the asb13a.1 gene encoding ankyrin repeat and SOCS box protein 13a.1, protein MEVTAARRSFLCDIGSWADRTVLHEAASQGRALQLKQLIESGASVNTVTTDNITPLHEACIQARPNCARLLLEAGAQVDIRTIHGSTPLCNACAAGSLECALLLLEYGASVNPSLTALTASPLHEACIQGNAEVVKLMITSGAKLEAFDVHFGPPLHIACVKGQVECVKVLLKAGANVNSVNFHETALHHAARSHMVDMIELLVEFGANVYASDNLGKKPFDYTMPASPSYACLQFYESNPLNLQQLCRIVLRRMLSTNASEVMDQLNISRRIYDYLQFSDNC, encoded by the exons ATGGAGGTGACTGCGGCGCGTCGCTCGTTTCTTTGCGACATTG GTTCCTGGGCAGACCGTACGGTGTTGCATGAAGCCGCGTCCCAGGGCCGGGCCCTCCAGTTGAAGCAGCTCATAGAGAGCGGAGCCTCTGTCAACACCGTGACCACGGATAACATCACACCGCTCCACGAAGCCTGCATTCAGGCCCGTCCCAACTGCGCCCGCCTCCTGCTGGAGGCCGGAGCTCAG GTAGACATCCGGACCATCCATGGCAGCACGCCTCTCTGCAACGCCTGTGCTGCTGGCAGCCTGGAGTGTGCCCTGCTGCTCTTAGAGTATGGTGCCTCAGTGAACCCATCGCTCACGGCTCTGACTGCATCTCCGCTCCATGAGGCCTGCATCCAGG GTAATGCTGAGGTGGTGAAGCTGATGATAACCAGCGGCGCCAAGCTGGAAGCCTTCGATGTCCACTTCGGTCCTCCGCTTCACATAGCGTGTGTTAAAGGTCAAGTGGAGTGTGTCAAGGTGCTGCTGAAAGCAG GTGCCAATGTGAATTCAGTGAATTTTCATGAGACGGCTTTGCACCACGCCGCTCGATCCCACATGGTGGACATGATCGAGCTGTTGGTGGAATTTGGAGCCAACGTGTACGCCAGTGACAATCTCGGAAAGAAGCCATTCGACTACACGATGCCGGCCTCTCCCTCTTACGCCTGCCTCCAGTTTTATGAAA GTAATCCTCTGAACCTTCAGCAGCTCTGCAGGATTGTGTTGAGGAGGATGCTGAGTACCAACGCCTCAGAGGTCATGGACCAGCTGAACATCTCTCGACGCATCTACGACTACCTCCAGTTCTCTGACAACTGCTGA